A genomic segment from Spinacia oleracea cultivar Varoflay chromosome 3, BTI_SOV_V1, whole genome shotgun sequence encodes:
- the LOC130469165 gene encoding protein MAINTENANCE OF MERISTEMS-like: MRWWWDTTNTFHFPWGEMTITPEDYTALTGLTFTGNPVHLRSDGPPPTVSEGTRLLGSWMGMRLPSYQPRGIPFADLMWALEHGVEESSSRQARLFYLHFIISRFLSGPTDTFDPRWIGMVEDVSTLGDYRWGDLGYATLVGQISLAVRDSDPSRRHFVITLAGVPRLIELWAFEHLPWLAPRKGQRPLEYPAGRRWGWKKKLTVRPPPDTVWDLIRDGNPEHVVWTPWLSFRGTYASVRDSYALSQMRVLFVGRRDPVWYLGERVRMQTVGAFLVPRPPPATMLSTRSIGESWRVHSRTGVPATELVIEGASYYQFIQDSLRLPEPGAECPDPSLGGWVLPDARISYTGESGSKIVETFPEERVFHAPLPEGVQAVCTFYLCTLLISFFFFCY, encoded by the exons atgaggtggtggtgggataccaccaacaccttccattttccttggggtgagatgacgatcactcccgaggactacacggctttgacgggcttgacctttacagggaaccccgttcatctgaggtcggatggcccaccgCCGACTGTTTCTGAGGgcaccaggctcctgggctcgtggatgggcatgagattgccttcgtaccagccccgtgggatacctttcgctgacctgatgtgggccttagagcatggggtagaggagtcgtcttcgagacaagctcggctgttctacctccattttattatttcccgttttctatcgggtccgactgacacctttgacccgaggtggataggcatggtggaggacgtgtctacactgggtgactatcgctggggcgatttgggctatgcgacgctcgtcggccagattagtttggcggtgcgcgactcggacccgagtagacgtcactttgtcattacattagcgggagtgccgcgtttgatcgag ctgtgggcctttgagcacttaccttggctggctccccgaaaggggcagaggcctttggagtaccctgccggtcgtcgttggggttggaagaagaagctgacagtgcgtccaccgcccgataccgtgtgggatctcattcgggacgggaaccctgagcat gtggtttggaccccatggctctcttttaggggtacttatgcctcggtcagggatagttatgccctgagccagatgcgagttttgttcgttggccgccgggaccctgtctggtacctgggagagcgggtacgtatgcagacggttgGGGCATTTTTGGTGCCTAGGCCTCCGCccgcgaccatgctgtctactcgttcgataggcgagtcgtggagggtccactcgaggactggcgtgccggcgacggagttggtgatagagggagctagctattatcagtttatccaggattctcttcgtctcccggagcctggcgct gagtgtcctgacccttcgttggggggatgggtgcttcccgatgctcggatctcgtataccggagagagtggatccaagattgtggagactttcccggaagaacgggttttccatgctccactccctgagggagtacaggcggtatgcaccttttatttgtgcactcttcttatatctttttttttcttttgttactaa